In Desulfovibrio psychrotolerans, a single window of DNA contains:
- a CDS encoding flagellar protein FlgN — MFSYANGNLVRQYKGLQVLDLLIREEFAQLRDNKPQEVTATEFAIHELMRQIAVERLELRKELGGKRLRELTPTLPEEEQVVLEQLLDDIDLLEQECARQASMNARLALALHDQNQHLLEFLHDQVAPKAQNTYGKMGRFTQSRPQASLIQGRL, encoded by the coding sequence ATGTTCTCATATGCCAACGGCAATCTTGTCCGTCAATACAAGGGACTTCAGGTGCTCGACCTGCTTATCAGGGAAGAGTTTGCCCAGCTCAGGGATAACAAGCCGCAGGAAGTTACCGCAACAGAATTCGCCATCCATGAACTTATGCGCCAGATTGCCGTAGAACGGCTGGAATTGCGCAAAGAACTGGGCGGCAAGCGGCTCAGAGAGCTTACCCCCACCCTGCCTGAAGAAGAGCAGGTGGTGCTGGAGCAGCTTCTGGACGACATCGACCTTCTGGAACAGGAATGCGCACGGCAGGCGTCCATGAACGCCAGGCTGGCGCTTGCCCTGCACGACCAGAACCAGCACCTGCTGGAGTTCCTGCACGATCAGGTCGCCCCCAAGGCTCAGAACACCTACGGCAAGATGGGCCGATTCACCCAGTCGCGCCCCCAGGCATCCCTCATTCAGGGCAGACTCTAA
- a CDS encoding peptidoglycan DD-metalloendopeptidase family protein: MTTPLDPNLLNAQMSGQDLIRRKLEMDALRKRLVDPDAKDKKLREAVEGFEAIFIQKMWQQMRATVPKEGYLHGKDEEFWQGMFDQELSKKMASAGGIGLADMLVEQLQSSMGSASRTTAPSRVSTPVPVEPLRHADRPEDTPLRQDIPHDDSLYSPLNDAQDQMTDEQGIILPSPLPLIPPQGMPPATPATPAATQPGRAAPLRSAPLSSGLSPQSQGTQPHAQAHFTAQDSSVHTEVDRIARSILTGTPADEPSGVGGASPSMRRPPLQAPAQVNPGYGMPPRRDGATYDPEDLQHSAAVSRAGSAGFAERNEGTLAMGGPVSRNPEMGMLNWPLPGRITSGFGWRDDPFTGMREWHAGMDIAGNVGDPVAAAWDGKVVFAGEREGYGNLVVLEHEGGWHTYYGHNSKLTVAEGDYISSGRKIAEVGSTGRSTGPHLHFEIRQGELAWNPEQVRNRLLAGLSVGRRS, encoded by the coding sequence ATGACCACGCCTCTCGACCCCAACCTCCTCAATGCCCAGATGAGCGGGCAGGATCTCATCCGCCGCAAGCTGGAAATGGATGCCCTGCGTAAGCGCCTTGTCGACCCGGACGCCAAGGACAAAAAGCTGCGTGAGGCTGTGGAAGGGTTTGAGGCCATCTTCATTCAGAAAATGTGGCAGCAGATGCGCGCCACCGTGCCCAAAGAAGGCTACCTGCACGGCAAGGACGAAGAATTCTGGCAGGGCATGTTCGATCAGGAACTTTCCAAAAAAATGGCCTCCGCCGGCGGCATAGGCCTTGCGGACATGCTGGTTGAGCAGTTGCAAAGCTCCATGGGCAGTGCCAGCCGCACCACGGCTCCCAGCCGGGTCTCCACTCCCGTGCCTGTGGAACCGCTGCGCCATGCGGACAGGCCGGAAGACACCCCCCTGCGGCAGGATATACCGCATGATGACAGTTTGTATTCCCCTCTGAATGACGCGCAGGACCAGATGACGGATGAGCAGGGTATCATTCTGCCCTCTCCTCTGCCGCTTATCCCGCCTCAGGGCATGCCTCCGGCTACCCCGGCTACTCCGGCAGCTACGCAGCCCGGACGGGCGGCACCGTTACGTTCCGCCCCTCTCTCGTCCGGCCTGTCACCGCAATCACAGGGCACACAGCCCCATGCCCAGGCACACTTCACGGCGCAGGATTCCTCCGTGCACACCGAGGTGGACCGCATAGCCCGCTCCATCCTCACCGGCACCCCGGCGGATGAGCCTTCCGGCGTGGGCGGGGCGTCTCCGTCCATGCGCCGCCCCCCTCTGCAAGCCCCCGCACAGGTCAACCCCGGATACGGCATGCCCCCCCGCCGGGATGGCGCAACCTATGATCCCGAAGATTTGCAACATTCCGCCGCCGTCAGCAGGGCTGGCAGCGCAGGCTTTGCAGAAAGAAACGAAGGCACGCTCGCCATGGGCGGCCCCGTGAGCCGCAATCCGGAAATGGGCATGCTCAACTGGCCCCTGCCCGGACGCATCACCTCCGGCTTCGGCTGGCGCGATGATCCGTTCACCGGCATGCGCGAGTGGCACGCAGGCATGGACATCGCCGGTAACGTGGGCGACCCCGTCGCCGCCGCATGGGACGGCAAGGTGGTCTTCGCGGGAGAAAGGGAAGGATACGGCAATCTTGTGGTGCTGGAACACGAGGGCGGCTGGCACACCTATTACGGCCACAACAGCAAACTCACCGTTGCGGAGGGCGACTACATCAGCTCCGGCAGGAAAATTGCAGAGGTAGGAAGCACAGGCCGTTCCACCGGGCCGCACCTGCACTTCGAAATCCGGCAGGGCGAGCTGGCATGGAACCCGGAACAGGTCAGAAACAGGCTTCTGGCCGGGCTTTCAGTAGGACGCCGAAGCTAA